In Deltaproteobacteria bacterium GWC2_55_46, a single window of DNA contains:
- a CDS encoding molecular chaperone, with the protein MALKRRDPFKDLLFLQERMSRIFDEALVKYRASGGNDWYPPVDIYETEENIVLKAELPGVSPESVTVEVNDNTLSLKGERKFEKNLKEENYYRMERFCGSFQRAFSLPYPVDRNNIKARFEDGVLKITIPKARAGGEKGVKVKVQ; encoded by the coding sequence CTGGCCCTTAAAAGAAGAGACCCCTTCAAAGACCTTCTCTTCCTCCAGGAGAGGATGAGCCGCATATTCGACGAGGCCCTCGTCAAGTACAGGGCTTCAGGGGGGAACGACTGGTACCCGCCTGTCGATATCTACGAGACAGAAGAAAATATCGTCCTTAAGGCCGAGCTGCCGGGCGTTAGCCCGGAGAGCGTTACGGTAGAGGTGAACGACAACACACTGTCGCTTAAGGGCGAACGGAAGTTCGAGAAGAACCTGAAGGAAGAGAACTATTACAGGATGGAGAGGTTCTGCGGCTCCTTCCAGAGGGCCTTCAGCCTCCCCTACCCGGTCGACAGGAATAACATAAAGGCCAGGTTTGAGGACGGCGTCCTGAAGATCACCATCCCCAAGGCAAGGGCGGGCGGGGAAAAAGGCGTAAAGGTCAAGGTGCAGTAA